One stretch of Roseimicrobium sp. ORNL1 DNA includes these proteins:
- a CDS encoding sulfatase-like hydrolase/transferase → MLRFPARITSLAGSLCALLLLGFTASISAASPIAKPNFVVILTDDQGLADYSAYGTKDLRTPNMDRIFNEGMTFQNLKANSPVCSPTRASLLTGCYPDRVGVPGLVREEEPGNNWGYLAHSAVLLPKLLKPAGYHTGMVGKWNLGLSAPNLPNDRGFDFYQGFLGDMMDDYWKHLRHDVNMLRKNHEVITPEGHATDLFTAWACDYITERSKSGQPFFLYLAYNAPHDPIQPPPEWLEKVKAREPGMNEKRMKLVALIEHLDAGIGRVLDTLERTGVAQNTLVTFTSDNGGSLPVGANNGPWRDGKTHMYEGGLRVPFGARWPARIKAGSVTPRTALTMDILPTLLEASGASVPKDIDGVSFLPTLAGEAQPDAPRDLYFVRREGGPMYGGKTIEAFQRGDWKLLQDSPFGPLELYNLKTDPYETTNLAEKRKDIVRDLNAGLRKQIQKSGSVPWQKPAEPGTVK, encoded by the coding sequence ATGCTTCGCTTTCCCGCACGCATCACTTCCTTGGCCGGGTCACTTTGTGCCCTGCTGCTCCTCGGTTTTACAGCCTCGATCTCCGCCGCCAGTCCGATCGCCAAGCCGAACTTCGTCGTCATCCTCACGGATGATCAGGGGCTCGCCGACTACAGCGCGTATGGGACCAAGGATCTTCGCACGCCGAACATGGATCGCATCTTCAACGAGGGGATGACTTTTCAGAACCTCAAGGCGAACAGCCCGGTGTGCTCACCGACTCGCGCGTCGTTGCTGACGGGCTGCTATCCAGACCGGGTTGGTGTGCCGGGACTCGTGCGTGAGGAGGAACCCGGGAACAACTGGGGTTATCTCGCTCACTCCGCTGTACTGCTGCCAAAGCTGCTCAAGCCCGCTGGCTATCACACCGGCATGGTGGGCAAGTGGAACCTGGGTCTCTCAGCGCCGAACCTGCCAAACGATCGCGGCTTTGATTTCTACCAGGGCTTCCTTGGAGACATGATGGATGACTACTGGAAACACCTGCGTCATGACGTGAACATGCTGCGGAAGAATCATGAGGTCATCACCCCGGAGGGTCATGCCACGGACCTCTTCACGGCGTGGGCTTGTGACTACATCACGGAACGAAGCAAGAGTGGGCAGCCCTTCTTTCTATATCTGGCGTACAACGCACCGCATGACCCCATCCAGCCGCCGCCGGAATGGCTGGAGAAGGTGAAGGCACGCGAGCCTGGCATGAATGAGAAGCGCATGAAGCTGGTCGCGCTCATTGAGCATCTGGACGCTGGCATCGGTCGTGTGCTGGACACGCTGGAAAGGACGGGTGTCGCGCAGAACACGCTGGTCACCTTCACCTCGGACAACGGTGGCAGCCTGCCTGTGGGTGCGAACAATGGCCCGTGGCGCGATGGCAAGACGCACATGTATGAGGGTGGATTGCGTGTGCCCTTCGGGGCGCGCTGGCCCGCACGCATCAAGGCCGGCAGCGTGACCCCGCGGACTGCACTGACGATGGATATCCTCCCCACGTTGCTTGAGGCTTCGGGAGCCTCTGTGCCGAAGGACATCGACGGTGTGAGTTTCCTGCCCACGCTGGCTGGTGAAGCGCAGCCGGATGCACCCCGCGATTTGTATTTCGTGCGGCGCGAAGGCGGCCCCATGTATGGCGGTAAGACCATTGAGGCCTTCCAGCGTGGCGACTGGAAGCTGCTGCAGGACAGTCCCTTTGGCCCGCTGGAACTCTACAACCTGAAGACAGACCCGTATGAGACCACAAATCTGGCGGAGAAGAGGAAAGACATCGTGCGAGATCTGAATGCCGGTCTGCGGAAACAGATTCAGAAGAGCGGCTCCGTGCCGTGGCAGAAGCCAGCCGAACCGGGCACGGTGAAATAG